In the Streptomyces fradiae ATCC 10745 = DSM 40063 genome, one interval contains:
- a CDS encoding iron ABC transporter permease, translating to MTGIATRPAEGRRDAGPGRTGKAERLPAGPAAVVAGGVLALLAVSAAHLGYGRGDIGHGDLLRLLAGGGDADTWSVLLGGRLPRTLAGLVAGAALAVAGCLLQSSVRNPLASPDTLGVTAGTYLAVTVSAITGFSPGDLPRGGVAFAGGLLAAALVHTVAGGSRGRPAHLVLAGVSVTLALSSVTAVLVVLFQEETGAVFFWGHGSLAVADSARSLTVLPLLAAGLGGGLLLARTLDILGTGDETARGLGVPVGRVRLTAVLLSVLLTACAVAVTGPIGFVGLAAPHLVRLAGVRRHVVLLPAAALWGATLLLAADLLARVTSPTGNEVAAGVVTALFGAPLFLWLARRLPSEPVAPGTVMPGRRGRRLPYPPLLAGGAAVVAALLAGGLVLGDIAVPVADLPGLLAGGGDELLRGVVLEYRLPRLLVAALAGALLAVAGGIVQTVSRNPLADLTVMGVSGGAGFGAALVLVALPAVPYALLPVAALLGGTAAFALTYGLSLRKGSVAPERLVLVGIGTFALTSAATDYLVVGARFQVAQALTWLSGSTYARDATDLSVLAGAAAVGVPLLVVSFRRLDLLALGEDTPRTLGVPLERTRLAVLVLAVALAACAVAVVGTVAFVGLVAPHAARMLVGSRAHRLLPVAGLLGAALMIAADTVGRTAIAPAEIPSGLLAALIGTPYFVWQLRRGHRGA from the coding sequence ATGACCGGGATCGCCACACGCCCCGCGGAAGGCCGGCGGGACGCCGGGCCGGGCCGGACCGGGAAGGCCGAGCGCCTCCCGGCCGGCCCCGCCGCGGTCGTCGCGGGCGGGGTGCTCGCCCTGCTCGCGGTGTCCGCGGCCCACCTCGGGTACGGGCGCGGCGACATCGGCCATGGGGACCTGCTGCGGCTGCTCGCGGGCGGCGGGGACGCCGACACGTGGTCGGTGCTGCTCGGCGGGCGGCTGCCGCGCACCCTGGCCGGGCTGGTCGCGGGCGCGGCGCTGGCCGTCGCCGGGTGCCTGCTCCAGTCGTCGGTGCGCAACCCGCTGGCCTCGCCCGACACGCTCGGGGTGACAGCGGGCACCTATCTGGCGGTCACCGTCAGCGCGATCACCGGCTTCTCGCCGGGCGACCTGCCGCGCGGCGGGGTCGCCTTCGCCGGCGGGCTGCTGGCGGCGGCGCTCGTCCACACCGTGGCCGGCGGGTCGCGGGGGCGGCCCGCCCACCTGGTGCTGGCGGGGGTGTCGGTGACGCTGGCGCTGTCCAGCGTGACGGCGGTGCTGGTGGTGCTCTTCCAGGAGGAGACCGGCGCGGTGTTCTTCTGGGGGCACGGGTCCCTCGCCGTCGCCGACAGCGCGCGGTCCTTGACGGTGCTACCGCTGCTGGCCGCCGGGCTCGGCGGCGGACTGCTGCTGGCCCGGACGCTCGACATCCTGGGCACCGGGGACGAGACGGCCCGCGGGCTGGGCGTGCCGGTCGGCCGGGTGCGGCTGACGGCGGTGCTGCTGTCGGTGCTGCTGACGGCGTGCGCGGTCGCGGTGACCGGCCCGATCGGCTTCGTCGGCCTGGCCGCCCCGCACCTGGTGCGGCTCGCCGGGGTGCGACGGCACGTCGTCCTGCTGCCCGCGGCGGCCCTGTGGGGTGCCACGCTGCTGCTCGCCGCGGACCTGCTGGCGCGGGTCACCTCGCCGACCGGCAACGAGGTCGCGGCCGGCGTGGTGACGGCCCTGTTCGGCGCGCCGCTGTTCCTGTGGCTGGCGCGGCGGCTGCCGTCGGAGCCGGTCGCGCCCGGCACGGTGATGCCCGGTCGGCGCGGCCGGCGGCTGCCGTACCCGCCGCTGCTGGCGGGCGGGGCCGCCGTGGTGGCGGCGCTGCTGGCGGGCGGACTGGTGCTGGGCGACATCGCCGTGCCGGTCGCGGACCTGCCGGGGCTGCTGGCGGGCGGCGGCGACGAACTGCTGCGGGGCGTGGTGCTGGAGTACCGGCTGCCGCGGCTGCTGGTGGCGGCGCTGGCGGGCGCGCTGCTGGCGGTGGCGGGCGGCATCGTGCAGACCGTGTCGCGCAACCCGCTCGCCGACCTGACGGTGATGGGCGTCAGCGGCGGGGCCGGGTTCGGGGCGGCGCTGGTGCTGGTGGCGCTGCCGGCCGTGCCGTACGCGTTGCTGCCGGTGGCGGCGCTGCTGGGCGGCACGGCGGCGTTCGCGCTGACGTACGGGCTGTCGCTGCGGAAGGGGTCGGTGGCGCCGGAGCGGCTGGTGCTGGTCGGCATCGGCACGTTCGCGCTGACCTCGGCGGCCACCGACTACCTGGTGGTGGGGGCGCGTTTCCAGGTGGCGCAGGCGCTGACGTGGCTGTCGGGCTCGACGTACGCGCGGGACGCGACGGACCTGTCGGTGCTGGCCGGGGCGGCGGCCGTGGGCGTACCGCTGCTGGTGGTGTCCTTCCGGCGGCTGGACCTGCTGGCGCTGGGCGAGGACACGCCCCGCACGCTGGGGGTGCCGCTGGAGCGGACCCGGCTCGCGGTGCTGGTCCTGGCGGTGGCGCTGGCGGCGTGCGCGGTCGCGGTGGTCGGCACGGTCGCGTTCGTCGGCCTGGTGGCCCCGCACGCGGCGCGGATGCTGGTCGGCTCGCGGGCCCACCGGCTGCTGCCGGTGGCGGGGCTGCTGGGCGCGGCCCTGATGATCGCCGCGGACACGGTGGGGCGCACCGCCATCGCCCCCGCCGAGATCCCGTCGGGCCTGCTGGCGGCCCTGATCGGCACCCCGTACTTCGTCTGGCAACTCCGCCGCGGCCACCGGGGGGCCTGA